One segment of Pyricularia oryzae 70-15 chromosome 3, whole genome shotgun sequence DNA contains the following:
- a CDS encoding mitochondrial outer membrane protein IML2 produces the protein MSLRSWFRGSGTTTPKSSAGPSRATTPPSGVQGTVMTAEQQELADLSDAMQAMAHIMNDDPESAEAHLRQRKDPSSFHLLGLGVSIFMRSILGFEKDVMAEASKCIADCETRSWNDKVKGERREPATDGRLFPNGSEFAIVYAQALLMNAVVSVLHESLTDALKAFYKLRKAMAVMSSISAAEEKIMKEQGASSARGNPFEQASTASGSGNLAAEDEDSDLEFVDADEKVSPEAPIHVTYDGHTSTKDSTSQPATDAATLEGKLQALEIPDDSDTKSHLSKSAVESQVPSLSASRAPSPGPPPQLTDAASDGSLFTHPIDIFIHSAINMCYGSLMLVLSMVPPAFSRLLGIIGFRGDRDKGLHMLWQSAAHPNMNGAVAGLLLLGYYHGLLAFADVLPSERDVAELAEPDEIVGYPRGRCIELLRVMRERYPASGLWRMEQARVLIGEKKLKEGIEMLEKCGDAKMRQVTALSTFELAVSSICYLDWPRMHSSFVRMVELNDWSHALYYFIAGCAHLEMYRDAVHELGGLSELSEDGSESEKEVKAGDVKVTATKDRLDVEDIRKKELISNARKYKKSAETLFRKAPTTAGRKRFMARQMPFEVFVMRKVAKWEERATALKLDLADAIGPSPAAEMIYLWNGGKRMNLELIEKAMTILEWDRCTSSATVAKVKEEHDEVAIHGVGQAALLRHAGRGDEAKGILLDISAYDRATCKGGNKDDYILASATYELAMLAWDDVCRPERWPTDADEVEEFRRKKTEECYTLLETVAKWETYVLDARFGMRVQTGLDTVRWLSKKKGWTL, from the exons ATGTCGCTGCGGTCATGGTTCCGTGGCTCCGGCACGACGACACCAAAGTCGTCGGCCGGACCATCGAGAGCCACAACACCGCCTTCCGGAGTTCAAGGGACCGTCATGACTGCTGAGCAGCAGGAACTTGCGGATTTGAGCGATGCGATGCAGGCTATGGCTCATATTATGAATGATGATCCGGAGAGTGCAGAGGCTCATCTGCGACAGCGCAAAGATCCCAGCTCATTCCACCTGTTGGGTCTGGGTGTCTCTATATTCATGCGCTCGATCCTCGGATTCGAAAAGGACGTCATGGCCGAGGCCTCGAAATGTATCGCTGACTGCGAGACGCGGTCGTGGAACGATAAGGTCAAGGGCGAGAGGCGAGAACCTGCGACAGACGGCAGGCTGTTCCCTAACGGGTCCGAGTTTGCTATCGTGTACGCCCAGGCGCTGCTCATGAACGCTGTGGTTAGCGTTCTCCATGAGAGTCTTACGGATGCGCTAAAGGCATTCTATAAGCTGCGAAAGGCCATGGCCGTTATGAGCAGCATATCAGCGGCAGAAGAAAAGATTATGAAAGAACAAGGCGCATCTAGCGCTAGAGGTAACCCTTTTGAGCAGGCATCAACAGCTTCCGGCAGTGGGAATCTGGCAGCAGAAGACGAAGACAGCGACCTTGAATTCGTAGATGCCGACGAGAAGGTGTCACCTGAAGCCCCGATACATGTCACCTATGATGGTCACACGAGCACAAAAGACTCTACAAGTCAGCCAGCGACTGACGCGGCGACTTTGGAGGGGAAGTTACAAGCACTTGAAATACCAGATGACTCGGATACCAAGTCTCATCTCAGCAAATCCGCAGTCGAGTCTCAGGTACCGTCATTGTCAGCATCGCGAGCACCCTCGCCGGGGCCGCCTCCTCAGCTCACCGATGCAGCTTCCGACGGTAGCCTTTTCACTCACCCGATAGACATCTTTATTCATTCCGCAATCAACATGTGCTATGGAAGTCTCATGCTAGTTCTCTCCATGGTGCCACCCGCTTTTTCACGGCTGCTGGGTATCATCGGCTTCCGCGGTGACAGAGACAAGGGTCTTCACATGCTATGGCAAAGCGCCGCTCATCCCAACATGAACGGCGCTGTTGCTGGGCTTTTGCTTCTGGGATACTACCACGGCCTGCTGGCATTCGCCGATGTCCTCCCTAGCGAGCGCGATGTGGCGGAGCTTGCAGAACCGGACGAGATAGTAGGCTACCCGCGCGGGCGGTGTATCGAGCTGCTCCGCGTGATGCGCGAGCGGTATCCTGCTTCCGGCCTATGGCGAATGGAACAGGCTCGTGTTCTCATTGGTGAGAAAAAGCTCAAGGAGGGAATCGAGATGCTTGAGAAGTGTGGCGACGCCAAGATGAGGCAGGTCACGGCTTTGAGCACGTTCGAACTGGCCGTTAGCTCAATATGCTATCTGGACTGGCCGCGCATGCACAGCTCCTTTGTGCGCATGGTCGAGCTCAACGACTGGAGCCATGCTCTTTACTATTTTATTGCCGGCTGCGCCCACCTTGAGATGTACAGGGATGCCGTGCATGAGCTTGGTGGTCTATCCGAGCTTTCGGAGGATGGGAGCGAATCGGAGAAGGAGGTCAAGGCAGGCGACGTCAAGGTTACAGCGACAAAGGACAGGTTGGACGTGGAGGACATTAGAAAGAAGGAGTTGATTTCCAACGCCCGGAAGTACAAGAAGAGCGCCGAGACTTTGTTCCGAAAAGCACCCACCACGGCCGGCCGCAAGCGGTTCATGGCTCGACAAATGCCTTTTGAGGTCTTTGTGATGCGTAAAGTGGCCAAGTGGGAGGAGCGCGCCACGGCACTCAAACTCGATCTTGCAGATGCCATAGGTCCCAGCCCAGCAGCAGAGAtgatatatctctggaacggtGGAAAGCGCATGAACCTGGAGCTCATCGAGAAGGCGATGACCATCTTGGAATGGGACAGGTGCACTTCAAGTGCGACGGTCGCCAAGGTTAAGGAGGAACACGATGAGGTTGCAATCCACGGTGTTGGGCAGGCCGCGCTCCTCCGGCATGCTGGCCGGGGCGATGAGGCCAAGGGGATATTGCTGGATATTTCGGCCTATGATCG TGCTACATGCAAAGGCGGAAACAAGGATGACTACATCCTCGCATCGGCCACCTACGAGCTGGCAATGCTGGCCTGGGACGACGTCTGCCGTCCCGAGCGATGGCCGACGGACGCTGACGAGGTGGAAGAGTTCCGTCGCAAGAAGACGGAAGAATGTTACACTCTGCTCGAGACGGTGGCCAAGTGGGAAACATATGTTCTCGATGCACGGTTTGGCATGCGTGTGCAAACTGGACTGGACACAGTCAGGTGGCTGAGCAAAAAGAAGGGGTGGACGTTGTAG
- a CDS encoding HpcH/HpaI aldolase — MGMFANNLIRKAAAGQLCKAFGVKAMAHPTIATLVKNAGYDSLFIDLEHSNLSISDASILSHASLNAGLTPFVRVPHQCGNGFVQRVLDGGAMGVIFPHVSSVEDAKAAVSISKYPPQGVRSMTGQLPIFNLEAVPQATVIAEGNTLGSTVLVMIEDKRAVANVDAIAAVPGVDVLLVGSNDLAIDLGAPGAFTTPEFRSALEAIAAACKKHGKIMALAGIYDQPEIQGWVVRTLGAKYLLCQQDTAVVASGALNALRAVELNVEKPAN; from the exons ATGGGAATGTTTGCAAACAACCTCATACGGAAAGCGGCCGCAGGCCAGCTATGCAAG GCCTTTGGCGTAAAAGCCATGGCCCACCCGACCATAGCCACGCTCGTCAAAAACGCCGGCTACGACAGCCTGTTCATCGACCTGGAGCACTCCAACCTCAGCATCTCCGACGCCAGCATCCTCAGCCACGCCAGCCTCAACGCCGGCCTGACCCCGTTCGTCCGCGTCCCCCACCAGTGCGGCAACGGCTTCGTGCAGAGGGTGCTGGACGGCGGCGCCATGGGCGTCATCTTTCCCCATGTCTCTAGCGTCG AGGACGCAAAAGCTGCAGTATCAATCTCCAAATACCCACCGCAGGGCGTGCGGTCCATGACGGGCCAGCTGCCCATCTTCAACCTCGAGGCCGTGCCGCAAGCAACCGTCATCGCCGAGGGCAACACGTTGGGCTCGACGGTGCTGGTCATGATCGAGGACAAGCGGGCCGTGGCCAACGTCGacgccatcgccgccgtGCCGGGCGTGGACGTCTTGCTAGTCGGGTCCAACGACCTGGCAATCGACCTGGGCGCGCCGGGGGCGTTTACGACCCCGGAATTCCGGTCGGCGCTCGAAGCCATCGCCGCAGCGTGTAAAAAGCACGGCAAGATCATGGCCCTGGCTGGCATCTACGACCAGCCCGAGATCCAGGGCTGGGTGGTGCGGACCCTTGGGGCAAAATATCTGCTGTGTCAGCAGGATACGGCAGTGGTGGCTTCGGGGGCTCTCAATGCCTTGAGGGCGGTTGAGCTCAATGTTGAAAAACCGGCGAATTAA
- a CDS encoding aspartate aminotransferase, which produces MVFEAIQPGPPDPMNLLKTTADADTSPDKVDLGVGIYRNEKGNYQELASVREAKVQLLQNDPGHDYECTTGNVDFIKHAAGVMFGRDSALLAAGKIASVQTISGTGAVHLAAQFISRFVHPSPTVYVGTPTWGNYKPLCELVGLQIVEFQQYDSEKRTLDFPAILAAVRSAPRASVFIFQACCHNPTGMDPTRAQWDELRAAVRDMGHFPVFDNAYQGLGDGLDEDAYVVRSWAAEGIEMFVCQSFSKNFALYGERCGVLHAFCPAGAGAARNVHDQLRCLIRWEFSSSPAYGSRLVTRILSSEELRSKWENELSVMRQRLKGNRELLFKLLTEEYKTPGNWQHILEEKGLFSYFRLSPAQCRALVDKHHIYLPTNGRINISGLNDANAKRVASKIDEVVRDTQ; this is translated from the exons ATGGTTTTTGAAGCGATACAGCCGGGTCCTCCGGATCCCATGAACCTGCTCAAGACAACGGCCGACGCAGACACCAGTCCGGACAAGGTTGATCTCGGAGTTGGAATCTACAGAAACGAAAAGGGAAACTATCAGGAGCTGGCGTCCGTGAGGGAGGCCAAGGTGCAACTGCTACAAAATGACCCTGGACATGAT TACGAATGCACAACCGGCAACGTAGACTTTATCAAACACGCAGCCGGCGTCATGTTCGGCCGGGACAGCgccctcctcgccgccggcAAGATCGCCTCGGTACAGACCATATCCGGCACGGGCGCGGTGCACCTCGCAGCGCAGTTCATCTCGCGCTTCGTGCACCCTTCGCCGACCGTCTACgtgggcacgccgacctGGGGCAACTACAAGCCGCTGTGCGAGCTGGTGGGGCTGCAGATCGTCGAGTTCCAGCAGTACGACTCGGAAAAACGCACGCTCGACTTCCCCGCCATCCTGGCCGCCGTCCGCTCCGCCCCGAGGGCAAGCGTCTTCATCTTCCAGGCCTGCTGCCACAACCCGACGGGGATGGACCCGACGCGCGCGCAGTGGGACGAGCTGCGGGCGGCGGTGCGGGACATGGGCCACTTTCCCGTGTTTGACAATGCGTACCAGGGCCTCGGGGACGGGCTGGACGAGGACGCGTATGTGGTGCGGTCGTGGGCCGCCGAGGGCATCGAGATGTTTGTCTGCCAGTCATTTAGCAAGAACTTTGCCCTGTACGGGGAGCGGTGCGGCGTCCTGCATGCTTTCTGCCCGGCCGGGGCGGGTGCGGCGCGCAACGTTCACGATCAGCTGAGGTGCTTGATCCGCTGGGAGTTTTCGTCCTCGCCGGCATATGGGTCGAGGCTGGTGACTAGGATCTTGAGTTCTGAAGAGCTCAGGTCGAAATG GGAAAATGAACTCTCCGTCATGCGGCAAAGACTCAAGGGTAACCGTGAGCTTCTATTCAAACTGCTGACTGAGGAATACAAG ACGCCCGGGAACTGGCAACACATACTCGAGGAAAAAGGCCTCTTCTCCTACTTCCGACTAAGCCCCGCCCAGTGTCGCGCTCTGGTCGACAAGCATCATATATATCTCCCTACAAACGGCCGCATCAACATATCCGGGCTAAATGATGCAAACGCGAAAAGGGTTGCCAGCAAAATCGACGAGGTCGTACGGGATACCCAGTAG
- a CDS encoding phosphoglycerate kinase produces MNRCSTRLLGLPITFVTSLTSIPNIHRRTCSSPRINLISIPSFQVSQNKNSCRQSAMSLSNKLSITDVDVKGKRVLIRVDFNVPLDDNKNITNNQRIAGAVPTIKHALDNGAKTVILMSHLGRPNGSPNPKYSLKPVVSELEKLLGGKKVTFAPDCVGPEVEEIVNKAGEGDVVLLENLRFHIEEEGSAKDKEGNKTKADKAKVEEFRKGLTKLGDIYINDAFGTAHRAHSSMVGVDLPQKAAGFLMKKELDYFAQALESPKRPFLAILGGAKVSDKIQLIDNLLDKVNTLIVCGGMAFTFKKVLDNMAIGNSLFDEAGSKTVPELMKKAQEKGVKVVLPVDFITADKFAADAKTGSATDKEGIPEGWMGLDCGEKSVELFQSAIDESQTVLWNGPAGVFEFDAFAKGTKATLDAAVSGCGKGKIVIIGGGDTATVAAKYGVEDKLSHVSTGGGASLELLEGKELPGVTALSSK; encoded by the exons ATGAATAGATGTTCGACGCGTTTACTGGGCCTCCCGATAACTTTTGTCACCTCACTCACATCCATCCCCAACATACACCGGAGAACCTGTTCAAGTCCTAGAATCAATCTCATTTCAATTCCGAGTTTTCAGGTttcacaaaacaaaaatagcTGTCGACAATCCGCCATGTCTCTCTCTAACAAGCTCTCCATCACGGACGTTGATGTCAAGGGGAAGCGGGTGCTCATCCGT GTCGACTTCAACGTTCCTCTTGACGATAACAAGAACATCACCAACAACCAGCGTATTGCCGGCGCTGTGCCAACAATCAAGCATGCCCTCGACAATGGCGCCAAGACAGTTATCCTGATGTCGCACCTCGGTCGGCCAAATGGATCGCCCAACCCCAAGTACTCGCTCAAGCCTGTCGTGTCCGAGCTTGAGAAGCTTTTGGGCGGCAAAAAGGTCACCTTCGCTCCTGACTGTGTCGGCCCTGAGGTCGAGGAAATCGTCAACAAGGCCGGCGAGGGCGACGTCGTACTATTGGAGAACCTGCGCTTCCACATCGAGGAGGAGGGCAGcgccaaggacaaggagggcaaCAAGACCAAGGCTGACAAGGCCAAGGTCGAGGAGTTCCGCAAGGGCCTCACCAAGTTGGGAGACATTTACATCA ACGATGCTTTCGGCACTGCTCACCGTGCTCACTCTTCCATGGTTGGCGTCGACCTACCCCAGAAGGCCGCTGGTTTCCTGATGAAGAAGGAGCTTGACTACTTCGCACAGGCCCTCGAGTCGCCCAAGCGCCCCTTCTTGGCCATTCTTGGTGGTGCCAAGGTTTCGGACAAAATCCAGCTGATCGACAACCTGCTTGACAAGGTCAACACGCTCATCGTTTGCGGTGGCATGGCCTTTACCTTCAAGAAGGTTCTCGACAACATGGCCATTGGAAACTCGCTCTTTGACGAGGCAGGATCCAAGACCGTCCCTGAGCTCATGAAGAAGGCGCAGGAGAAGGGCGTCAAGGTCGTCCTGCCGGTCGACTTCATCACTGCTGACAAGTTCGCCGCGGACGCCAAGACTGGGTCTGCCACGGACAAGGAGGGCATCCCTGAGGGCTGGATGGGCTTGGACTGCGGCGAGAAGAGTGTCGAGCTGTTCCAGAGCGCCATCGACGAGTCGCAGACCGTCCTGTGGAACGGCCCCGCCGGTGTCTTTGAGTTTGACGCTTTCGCCAAGGGCACCAAGGCCACTCTTGACGCTGCCGTCAGCGGCtgcggcaagggcaagattGTTATCATCGGAGGTGGTGACACAGCTACCGTTGCGGCCAAGTACGGAGTTGAGGACAAGCTGAGCCACGTCTCGACCGGCGGTGGTGCCAGCTTGGAGCTCCTCGAGGGCAAGGAACTGCCTGGTGTCACCGCGCTCAGCAGCAAGTAA